A single Anopheles funestus chromosome 2RL, idAnoFuneDA-416_04, whole genome shotgun sequence DNA region contains:
- the LOC125764911 gene encoding tyrosine-protein phosphatase 69D isoform X2, whose product MWKKQAFLCWLVSVYVVCQLVAAKNSQVREEYFITGSNGTLSCATSENQNIVWQKNGANISNSRISFLIVDSSEAVRKWPYFVLEDETDDENAQKLFYTLTINNFTKSDEGNYTCYNLENGLNVSYTVRTVILPKITQTSNDKIRTKTTSIQQLYCVIEAFPLSHTVYWVKEDASGENSMKALANNSEQRVIDERHMNATLTLRDLTKAHNGTYSCVVMPSAQMQANYEVKKSMSLLILDVPQVTIDYAKAVGANKIYLNWTVNDGNDQIKNYIVRYLKTGDQTFTYYREKIGGNNSFYVLDGFEPGTDYKISLGASNGQGDSKHHEYSETIRTLDTDPSFTPLVEVKGSTHSTITIGWAPPPGNLTDYIQYYELVVSLASVNASIMKKEAFHPQNSRNLPYMFDNLATATEYTFRVRACSELTKICGNWSEPVNGTTSDGQASSPRNLKITCSHHNISRRNFVRVRWDEPEIPNGKIMSYQTILSGVATFRSEFGMMKNDIWGPKIKNIHTLSTEYDNVPPNTNYTVNVTAHTRTKRPGVIASATCTMPATTPDNLGRISWGKLRTDQHDWIFKLFLPRLSERNGPICCYKIYLTRIHIHHNGSLPAPENAHITSYADVHSINNTHGGTYLAEVFAGISTQTEVFLGDGKNSPAVGLCPQCLQSRPPVHSDADRSMVTTELPVAKDDLPADDDVTSAPGVRTGNEAVPLEDERKASSNHEKRDTGKYFELMMPRLETIFDGALDPTSNYTGFLEVVVNTDGGDDGRYVSTFSEYFQEMNAGAPSGEDRDGNDISYILNIVIQVLLALIAVVVIVLMVLCFLHKHVSNNIAQEGETISLGDSLSAKPPVLPPISKDDLPKAYNEKHKDSDYGFQHEFELLPDKFADRTTKNSDMKENMPKNRYPDIKAYDQTRVKLTPLNGLAGSDYINANFVIGYKERKKFICAQGPMDATINDFWRMIWEQHLEIIVMLTNLEEYNKTKCAKYWPESTNDSIQYGELLITFQSLTYYADYIVRTLKVTKRSASSGEETSREISQYHYLAWKDFMAPEHPQGITKFINRINSEYSLQRGPILVHCSAGVGRTGTFVALDTLMQQLQEEGQVFIFNTICDMRYQRNFLVQSLKQYIFLYRALAELAYFGDTEIDQKSLASTIEALKQPSSENVEISRLELQFQRLKAFQEDTRKTTTMGSSEENKVKNRAEACIPYDKNRVILAPIPGRDHCTYINASFIDGYDDENNFVITQDPMEDTIFDFWRMIFEQRIKTIVMFSEIGDGPNKCPRYWADEEMKYENLLVSYIQSESGPYYTKREFTVTNCKTNDTIHVTQFQYNGWPTVEGEVPEVTRGMIEIVNQAQKHSSQQQDIFTIAVHCSLGTDKSSLFVAMCILVMQLKTEKRVDICTVVRKLRAQRSLMIQTYAQYEFLHRAIVNFADLYKISLGIVNDC is encoded by the exons ATGTGGAAAAAGCAAGCCTTCCTGTGTTGGCTCGTAAGTGTCTACGTCGTGTGTCAGCTGGTCGCAGCGAAGAATAGCCAAG TGCGAGAGGAATACTTCATTACCGGCAGTAACGGAACGCTGTCCTGTGCCACATCCGAAAACCAGAACATAGTGTGGCAAAAGAATGGCGCAAACATTTCAAACTCTCG CATATCGTTCCTTATCGTGGACAGCAGCGAGGCGGTACGAAAGTGGCCGTACTTCGTACTGGAGGACGAGACGGACGATGAAAATGCTCAGAAACTGTTCTACACGCTGACCATAAACAATTTTACCAAATCGGACGAAGGTAACTACACCTGCTACAACCTGGAAAATGGTCTCAACGTGTCGTACACCGTACGCACCGTAATTCTACCAAAGATCACCCAAACTAGCAATGACAAAATTAGAACTAAGACGACCAGCATCCAGCAGCTGTACTGTGTGATCGAAGCATTCCCGCTGTCCCACACTGTTTACTGGGTAAAGGAGGATGCGTCGGGTGAAAACAGCATGAAGGCGCTGGCCAACAACTCAGAACAGCGGGTGATCGACGAACGGCACATGAATGCCACCCTAACGCTGCGCGATCTCACAAAAGCCCACAACGGAACGTATTCGTGCGTGGTAATGCCTTCGGCGCAGATGCAAGCCAACTACGAGGTAAAGAAATCGATGTCCCTACTGATTTTGGATGTGCCGCAGGTAACGATCGATTACGCGAAAGCGGTCGGTGCCAACAAGATCTATCTGAACTGGACGGTAAACGATGGGAACGATCAGATTAAGAATTACATCGTGCGATACTTAAAAACGGGTGATCAGACGTTTACCTACTACCGTGAAAAGATAGGAGGAAACAATTCGTTCTACGTACTGGATGGATTCGAGCCTGGGACGGATTACAAAATAAGTTTGGGTGCATCCAATGGGCAGGGTGATAGCAAGCATCACGAATACAGTGAAACCATTCGTACACTCGATACGGACCCGAGCTTTACGCCGCTAGTGGAAGTCAAGGGAAGCACCCATTCAACGATCACTATCGGGTGGGCACCACCACCGGGAAATCTCACCGATTACATCCAATATTACGAGCTGGTCGTATCGCTTGCCAGCGTCAATGCTTCCATTATGAAAAAGGAAGCATTTCATCCGCAGAACAGCCGCAATTTACCGTACATGTTCGATAATCTAGCCACGGCAACGGAATACACCTTTCGTGTGCGGGCCTGCAGTGAGCTGACAAAGATATGCGGCAATTGGTCAGAGCCAGTGAACGGCACGACCAGTGATGGACAGGCGTCGTCTCCTCGGAACCTCAAAATAACCTGCTCACATCATAACATTTCCCGCCGTAACTTTGTGCGCGTGCGATGGGATGAGCCGGAAATTCCAAACGGCAAAATAATGTCCTACCAAACCATCCTGAGCGGGGTCGCTACCTTTCGTTCGGAATTTGGCATGATGAAGAACGACATCTGGGGACCGAAGATCAAAAACATCCACACACTATCCACCGAGTATGACAATGTACCGCCGAACACAAACTACACCGTAAACGTTACGgcccacacacgcacaaagcGGCCCGGTGTGATCGCATCGGCCACCTGTACGATGCCAGCCACAACGCCCGACAATCTTGGTCGCATCAGTTGGGGCAAGTTGCGGACGGATCAGCACGATTGGATCTTTAAGTTGTTTTTGCCCCGTCTTTCCGAACGGAATGGGCCGATCTGCTGCTATAAGATATACCTAACACGGATACACATTCACCACAACGGCTCACTGCCGGCGCCGGAGAACGCACACATCACGAGTTATGCTGACGTGCATTCGATCAATAATACCCACGGTGGAACGTATCTGGCGGAGGTGTTCGCTGGTATAAGCACGCAGACGGAGGTGTTTTTGGGCGATGGGAAAAATAGTCCCGCGGTAGGATTATGTCCACAGTGTCTTCAGTCGCGACCACCGGTTCATTCGGATGCCGACCGTTCCATGGTAACAACAG AATTGCCTGTTGCTAAAGATGATCTCCCAGCTGATGACGATGTGACATCAGCACCTGGTGTAAGAACGGGCAACGAAGCAGTGCCATTGGAAGATGAACGTAAAGCGTCTTCCAACCATGAGAAACGAGATACGGGAAAGTATTTTGAGCTAATGATGCCCCGTTTGGAAACGATTTTTGACGGTGCCCTAGATCCGACTAGTAATTACACTGGTTTTCTTGAGGTTGTCG TTAATaccgatggtggtgatgatggacGCTACGTATCGACATTTAGCGAATACTTCCAAGAAATGAATGCCGGTGCACCATCGGGAGAGGATAGGGATGGAAACGACATCTCCTACATACTGAACATTGTTATTCAAGTGCTGCTTGCACTGATTGCCGTGGTCGTGATTGTACTGATGGTTCTCTGTTTCCTGCACAAGCACGTCAGTAACAATATAGCCCAGGAAGGTGAAACGATTAGTTTGGGTGATTCTCTAAG TGCCAAACCGCCGGTCCTTCCGCCGATCTCGAAAGACGATCTCCCGAAGGCGTACAACGAAAAGCACAAAGACTCGGACTACGGCTTTCAGCATGAGTTTGAGCTGCTGCCGGACAAGTTTGCCGATCGGACGACCAAGAACTCGGACATGAAGGAAAATATGCCGAAGAACCGGTATCCCGACATCAAGGCGTACGATCAGACTCGGGTGAAGCTAACGCCGCTGAACGGATTGGCTGGATCAGACTACATTAATGCGAACTTCGTGATTGGATACAAGGAGCGAAAGAAGTTCATCTGCGCCCAGGGTCCAATGGATGCAACGATCAATGATTTTTGGCGCATGATCTGGGAACAGCATCTGGAGATTATCGTGATGCTTACAAATCTGGAAGAATACAACAAAACCAAGTGTGCAAAATACTGGCCCGAAAGTACGAACGATTCTATTCAGTACGGTGAGCTGCTGATCACGTTCCAATCTCTAACATACTATGCCGATTATATCGTCCGCACGCTAAAG GTCACAAAACGGTCCGCCAGTTCGGGCGAGGAAACATCGCGCGAGATCAGTCAATATCACTATTTGGCATGGAAGGATTTCATGGCACCGGAACACCCGCAAGGCATAACCAAGTTTATCAATCGAATCAACTCCGAGTACTCGCTGCAGCGTGGCCCTATATTGGTGCATTGCAGCGCAGGCGTCGGTCGTACTGGCACGTTTGTAGCGCTCGATACGCTAATGCAGCAGCTACAGGAGGAGGGTcaggtgtttatttttaacaccaTTTGTGATATGCGATATCAAAGAAATTTCCTCGTCCAATCTTTG AAACAATACATATTTTTGTATCGAGCCTTGGCTGAGTTGGCCTATTTTGGCGATACAGAGATTGATCAAAAGTCATTGGCAAGCACAATTGAAGCACTCAAGCAACCGTCTTCGGAGAATGTCGAAATATCACGGCTTGAGCTACAGTTTCAG CGTTTGAAAGCGTTCCAAGAGGACACGCGAAAAACCACAACGATGGGCTCGAGTGAGGAGAATAAGGTGAAAAATCGCGCCGAAGCGTGCATTCCGTACGATAAGAACCGTGTCATACTGGCCCCTATACCCGGTCGGGATCATTGCACCTACATCAATGCGTCCTTTATCGATGGGTACGATGATGAGAACAATTTCGTCATTACGCAGGATCCGATGGAGGACAccattttcgatttttggcGCATGATCTTTGAGCAACGCATCAAAACGATCGTCATGTTTTCAGAG ATCGGTGACGGTCCAAACAAGTGTCCCAGGTATTGGGCGGACGAAGAGATGAAGTACGAGAATTTGCTAGTGTCGTACATTCAGAGTGAGAGTGGTCCTTACTACACGAAGCGCGAGTTTACCGTCACCAACTGCAAGACGAACGACACGATCCACGTGACACAGTTCCAGTATAATGGGTGGCCGACGGTCGAGGGCGAAGTCCCCGAGGTGACCCGCGGTATGATCGAGATCGTGAACCAGGCGCAGAAGCATAGCTCTCAGCAGCAGGACATTTTTACGATTGCCGTTCACTGCAG TCTCGGAACGGACAAAAGTTCCCTTTTCGTTGCCATGTGTATATTAGTGATGCAGCTAAAGACGGAGAAACGTGTCGATATTTGCACGGTGGTGCGGAAACTTCGAGCACAACGTAGTTTAATGATACAGACATAT GCACAATATGAGTTCTTGCATAGGGCTATTGTAAATTTTGCTGATCTGTATAAAATATCGCTAGGCATCGTAAACGATTGTTGA
- the LOC125764911 gene encoding tyrosine-protein phosphatase 69D isoform X1, whose amino-acid sequence MWKKQAFLCWLVSVYVVCQLVAAKNSQVREEYFITGSNGTLSCATSENQNIVWQKNGANISNSRISFLIVDSSEAVRKWPYFVLEDETDDENAQKLFYTLTINNFTKSDEGNYTCYNLENGLNVSYTVRTVILPKITQTSNDKIRTKTTSIQQLYCVIEAFPLSHTVYWVKEDASGENSMKALANNSEQRVIDERHMNATLTLRDLTKAHNGTYSCVVMPSAQMQANYEVKKSMSLLILDVPQVTIDYAKAVGANKIYLNWTVNDGNDQIKNYIVRYLKTGDQTFTYYREKIGGNNSFYVLDGFEPGTDYKISLGASNGQGDSKHHEYSETIRTLDTDPSFTPLVEVKGSTHSTITIGWAPPPGNLTDYIQYYELVVSLASVNASIMKKEAFHPQNSRNLPYMFDNLATATEYTFRVRACSELTKICGNWSEPVNGTTSDGQASSPRNLKITCSHHNISRRNFVRVRWDEPEIPNGKIMSYQTILSGVATFRSEFGMMKNDIWGPKIKNIHTLSTEYDNVPPNTNYTVNVTAHTRTKRPGVIASATCTMPATTPDNLGRISWGKLRTDQHDWIFKLFLPRLSERNGPICCYKIYLTRIHIHHNGSLPAPENAHITSYADVHSINNTHGGTYLAEVFAGISTQTEVFLGDGKNSPAVGLCPQCLQSRPPVHSDADRSMVTTELPVAKDDLPADDDVTSAPGVRTGNEAVPLEDERKASSNHEKRDTGKYFELMMPRLETIFDGALDPTSNYTGFLEVVVNTDGGDDGRYVSTFSEYFQEMNAGAPSGEDRDGNDISYILNIVIQVLLALIAVVVIVLMVLCFLHKHVSNNIAQEGETISLGDSLRRALCNGGRGVNAHHRHLLGSNSAKPPVLPPISKDDLPKAYNEKHKDSDYGFQHEFELLPDKFADRTTKNSDMKENMPKNRYPDIKAYDQTRVKLTPLNGLAGSDYINANFVIGYKERKKFICAQGPMDATINDFWRMIWEQHLEIIVMLTNLEEYNKTKCAKYWPESTNDSIQYGELLITFQSLTYYADYIVRTLKVTKRSASSGEETSREISQYHYLAWKDFMAPEHPQGITKFINRINSEYSLQRGPILVHCSAGVGRTGTFVALDTLMQQLQEEGQVFIFNTICDMRYQRNFLVQSLKQYIFLYRALAELAYFGDTEIDQKSLASTIEALKQPSSENVEISRLELQFQRLKAFQEDTRKTTTMGSSEENKVKNRAEACIPYDKNRVILAPIPGRDHCTYINASFIDGYDDENNFVITQDPMEDTIFDFWRMIFEQRIKTIVMFSEIGDGPNKCPRYWADEEMKYENLLVSYIQSESGPYYTKREFTVTNCKTNDTIHVTQFQYNGWPTVEGEVPEVTRGMIEIVNQAQKHSSQQQDIFTIAVHCSLGTDKSSLFVAMCILVMQLKTEKRVDICTVVRKLRAQRSLMIQTYAQYEFLHRAIVNFADLYKISLGIVNDC is encoded by the exons ATGTGGAAAAAGCAAGCCTTCCTGTGTTGGCTCGTAAGTGTCTACGTCGTGTGTCAGCTGGTCGCAGCGAAGAATAGCCAAG TGCGAGAGGAATACTTCATTACCGGCAGTAACGGAACGCTGTCCTGTGCCACATCCGAAAACCAGAACATAGTGTGGCAAAAGAATGGCGCAAACATTTCAAACTCTCG CATATCGTTCCTTATCGTGGACAGCAGCGAGGCGGTACGAAAGTGGCCGTACTTCGTACTGGAGGACGAGACGGACGATGAAAATGCTCAGAAACTGTTCTACACGCTGACCATAAACAATTTTACCAAATCGGACGAAGGTAACTACACCTGCTACAACCTGGAAAATGGTCTCAACGTGTCGTACACCGTACGCACCGTAATTCTACCAAAGATCACCCAAACTAGCAATGACAAAATTAGAACTAAGACGACCAGCATCCAGCAGCTGTACTGTGTGATCGAAGCATTCCCGCTGTCCCACACTGTTTACTGGGTAAAGGAGGATGCGTCGGGTGAAAACAGCATGAAGGCGCTGGCCAACAACTCAGAACAGCGGGTGATCGACGAACGGCACATGAATGCCACCCTAACGCTGCGCGATCTCACAAAAGCCCACAACGGAACGTATTCGTGCGTGGTAATGCCTTCGGCGCAGATGCAAGCCAACTACGAGGTAAAGAAATCGATGTCCCTACTGATTTTGGATGTGCCGCAGGTAACGATCGATTACGCGAAAGCGGTCGGTGCCAACAAGATCTATCTGAACTGGACGGTAAACGATGGGAACGATCAGATTAAGAATTACATCGTGCGATACTTAAAAACGGGTGATCAGACGTTTACCTACTACCGTGAAAAGATAGGAGGAAACAATTCGTTCTACGTACTGGATGGATTCGAGCCTGGGACGGATTACAAAATAAGTTTGGGTGCATCCAATGGGCAGGGTGATAGCAAGCATCACGAATACAGTGAAACCATTCGTACACTCGATACGGACCCGAGCTTTACGCCGCTAGTGGAAGTCAAGGGAAGCACCCATTCAACGATCACTATCGGGTGGGCACCACCACCGGGAAATCTCACCGATTACATCCAATATTACGAGCTGGTCGTATCGCTTGCCAGCGTCAATGCTTCCATTATGAAAAAGGAAGCATTTCATCCGCAGAACAGCCGCAATTTACCGTACATGTTCGATAATCTAGCCACGGCAACGGAATACACCTTTCGTGTGCGGGCCTGCAGTGAGCTGACAAAGATATGCGGCAATTGGTCAGAGCCAGTGAACGGCACGACCAGTGATGGACAGGCGTCGTCTCCTCGGAACCTCAAAATAACCTGCTCACATCATAACATTTCCCGCCGTAACTTTGTGCGCGTGCGATGGGATGAGCCGGAAATTCCAAACGGCAAAATAATGTCCTACCAAACCATCCTGAGCGGGGTCGCTACCTTTCGTTCGGAATTTGGCATGATGAAGAACGACATCTGGGGACCGAAGATCAAAAACATCCACACACTATCCACCGAGTATGACAATGTACCGCCGAACACAAACTACACCGTAAACGTTACGgcccacacacgcacaaagcGGCCCGGTGTGATCGCATCGGCCACCTGTACGATGCCAGCCACAACGCCCGACAATCTTGGTCGCATCAGTTGGGGCAAGTTGCGGACGGATCAGCACGATTGGATCTTTAAGTTGTTTTTGCCCCGTCTTTCCGAACGGAATGGGCCGATCTGCTGCTATAAGATATACCTAACACGGATACACATTCACCACAACGGCTCACTGCCGGCGCCGGAGAACGCACACATCACGAGTTATGCTGACGTGCATTCGATCAATAATACCCACGGTGGAACGTATCTGGCGGAGGTGTTCGCTGGTATAAGCACGCAGACGGAGGTGTTTTTGGGCGATGGGAAAAATAGTCCCGCGGTAGGATTATGTCCACAGTGTCTTCAGTCGCGACCACCGGTTCATTCGGATGCCGACCGTTCCATGGTAACAACAG AATTGCCTGTTGCTAAAGATGATCTCCCAGCTGATGACGATGTGACATCAGCACCTGGTGTAAGAACGGGCAACGAAGCAGTGCCATTGGAAGATGAACGTAAAGCGTCTTCCAACCATGAGAAACGAGATACGGGAAAGTATTTTGAGCTAATGATGCCCCGTTTGGAAACGATTTTTGACGGTGCCCTAGATCCGACTAGTAATTACACTGGTTTTCTTGAGGTTGTCG TTAATaccgatggtggtgatgatggacGCTACGTATCGACATTTAGCGAATACTTCCAAGAAATGAATGCCGGTGCACCATCGGGAGAGGATAGGGATGGAAACGACATCTCCTACATACTGAACATTGTTATTCAAGTGCTGCTTGCACTGATTGCCGTGGTCGTGATTGTACTGATGGTTCTCTGTTTCCTGCACAAGCACGTCAGTAACAATATAGCCCAGGAAGGTGAAACGATTAGTTTGGGTGATTCTCTAAG ACGCGCCCTCTGCAATGGTGGCCGCGGTGTTAATGCTCATCATCGTCATTTGCTCGGTTCCAACAGTGCCAAACCGCCGGTCCTTCCGCCGATCTCGAAAGACGATCTCCCGAAGGCGTACAACGAAAAGCACAAAGACTCGGACTACGGCTTTCAGCATGAGTTTGAGCTGCTGCCGGACAAGTTTGCCGATCGGACGACCAAGAACTCGGACATGAAGGAAAATATGCCGAAGAACCGGTATCCCGACATCAAGGCGTACGATCAGACTCGGGTGAAGCTAACGCCGCTGAACGGATTGGCTGGATCAGACTACATTAATGCGAACTTCGTGATTGGATACAAGGAGCGAAAGAAGTTCATCTGCGCCCAGGGTCCAATGGATGCAACGATCAATGATTTTTGGCGCATGATCTGGGAACAGCATCTGGAGATTATCGTGATGCTTACAAATCTGGAAGAATACAACAAAACCAAGTGTGCAAAATACTGGCCCGAAAGTACGAACGATTCTATTCAGTACGGTGAGCTGCTGATCACGTTCCAATCTCTAACATACTATGCCGATTATATCGTCCGCACGCTAAAG GTCACAAAACGGTCCGCCAGTTCGGGCGAGGAAACATCGCGCGAGATCAGTCAATATCACTATTTGGCATGGAAGGATTTCATGGCACCGGAACACCCGCAAGGCATAACCAAGTTTATCAATCGAATCAACTCCGAGTACTCGCTGCAGCGTGGCCCTATATTGGTGCATTGCAGCGCAGGCGTCGGTCGTACTGGCACGTTTGTAGCGCTCGATACGCTAATGCAGCAGCTACAGGAGGAGGGTcaggtgtttatttttaacaccaTTTGTGATATGCGATATCAAAGAAATTTCCTCGTCCAATCTTTG AAACAATACATATTTTTGTATCGAGCCTTGGCTGAGTTGGCCTATTTTGGCGATACAGAGATTGATCAAAAGTCATTGGCAAGCACAATTGAAGCACTCAAGCAACCGTCTTCGGAGAATGTCGAAATATCACGGCTTGAGCTACAGTTTCAG CGTTTGAAAGCGTTCCAAGAGGACACGCGAAAAACCACAACGATGGGCTCGAGTGAGGAGAATAAGGTGAAAAATCGCGCCGAAGCGTGCATTCCGTACGATAAGAACCGTGTCATACTGGCCCCTATACCCGGTCGGGATCATTGCACCTACATCAATGCGTCCTTTATCGATGGGTACGATGATGAGAACAATTTCGTCATTACGCAGGATCCGATGGAGGACAccattttcgatttttggcGCATGATCTTTGAGCAACGCATCAAAACGATCGTCATGTTTTCAGAG ATCGGTGACGGTCCAAACAAGTGTCCCAGGTATTGGGCGGACGAAGAGATGAAGTACGAGAATTTGCTAGTGTCGTACATTCAGAGTGAGAGTGGTCCTTACTACACGAAGCGCGAGTTTACCGTCACCAACTGCAAGACGAACGACACGATCCACGTGACACAGTTCCAGTATAATGGGTGGCCGACGGTCGAGGGCGAAGTCCCCGAGGTGACCCGCGGTATGATCGAGATCGTGAACCAGGCGCAGAAGCATAGCTCTCAGCAGCAGGACATTTTTACGATTGCCGTTCACTGCAG TCTCGGAACGGACAAAAGTTCCCTTTTCGTTGCCATGTGTATATTAGTGATGCAGCTAAAGACGGAGAAACGTGTCGATATTTGCACGGTGGTGCGGAAACTTCGAGCACAACGTAGTTTAATGATACAGACATAT GCACAATATGAGTTCTTGCATAGGGCTATTGTAAATTTTGCTGATCTGTATAAAATATCGCTAGGCATCGTAAACGATTGTTGA